The genomic DNA TTACTCCACCTTGAACAATTTCATCCTCAGAAATTTGTGTGATATTTTCTCCTTGCATAAATGAACGTGAGATAAAGTGTCCATAACACATATACAAAAAGTTCATCGCATGTAGCTCATAGTTTGTTTCAACTACTAGACCTTTGCTATTCATTTCTTGAAAATACTTTACTAGCAATTCTTTTAACTGTCGGGGATGTTTATTTACTTGCTCGTGCAAACCTGATACACTACCTCCTTCTTGGAGAGCGATTTTGATGACATTTTTATTTTTTTTCATTAATTTATGGTAGGTTTCTGCCACCATTTGCAAATCCTTTTCTATTTCCCATACAATTCTTTGTTCGAAAATTTCTTTCATCTGAATGCTGTAATAATAACGATCTACGGCAGC from Robertmurraya sp. FSL R5-0851 includes the following:
- a CDS encoding TetR/AcrR family transcriptional regulator, which translates into the protein MTINEKILKVAIDLMAKKGYKGATTKQIAEKAGVSEMTLFRNFGSKKKILEAAVDRYYYSIQMKEIFEQRIVWEIEKDLQMVAETYHKLMKKNKNVIKIALQEGGSVSGLHEQVNKHPRQLKELLVKYFQEMNSKGLVVETNYELHAMNFLYMCYGHFISRSFMQGENITQISEDEIVQGGVRNFAQNLSTIYTYTR